A single genomic interval of Daucus carota subsp. sativus chromosome 1, DH1 v3.0, whole genome shotgun sequence harbors:
- the LOC108224359 gene encoding LRR receptor-like serine/threonine-protein kinase EFR has product MILSFLRSIIPLILILASISNVYAFLNNITDHQALLSVKASITAESLGVLRSWNDSIHFCSWNGITCSRRRQRVTTLNLSFQHLVGTLSPHIGNLSFLRRIDLYQNNFHGSVPTEISRLFRLQHLNLGSNSFEGGFPTNLSHCVDIRYINMYANHLQGKIPTKFASWHKLDFFALSTNHFIGSIPPSIGNTSSLRVLYLDHNYLAGGIPLEVAHLAKLGDLDLSVNLLSGMVPLPLFNISSLHSISLTENEVEGMLPADLCFTLPKAKRILHW; this is encoded by the coding sequence ATGATACTCAGCTTTCTCAGATCCATCATTCCCTTGATTTTGATATTGGCAAGCATAAGCAATGTATATGCCTTTTTAAACAATATCACCGATCACCAAGCTTTACTTTCTGTAAAGGCTTCCATAACAGCTGAATCGTTGGGTGTGCTGAGGTCATGGAATGATTCCATCCACTTCTGTAGCTGGAATGGCATTACATGCAGTCGCAGACGCCAAAGGGTGACAACACTAAACCTCTCCTTTCAACACTTGGTGGGCACATTGTCTCCTCATATTGGAAATCTCTCCTTTCTCAGGAGAATTGATCTCTATCAAAACAACTTTCATGGATCAGTCCCAACTGAAATCAGCCGATTGTTTCGCCTACAACATCTAAATTTGGGATCAAATTCTTTTGAAGGTGGATTTCCTACCAATTTAAGTCATTGTGTTGATATCAGATACATCAATATGTATGCCAACCATCTACAAGGTAAAATACCTACTAAGTTTGCTTCTTGGCATAAGCTTGATTTTTTTGCTCTTTCAACAAACCATTTTATTGGATCAATTCCACCTTCAATAGGGAATACATCTTCTCTTCGTGTTCTTTATCTAGATCATAACTATTTAGCCGGGGGGATACCTTTGGAAGTTGCTCATCTCGCCAAGTTAGGGGATCTTGATTTGTCTGTAAACCTTTTGTCGGGTATGGTTCCCCTACCACTTTTCAACATTTCTTCCCTCCATAGTATTAGCCTAACCGAGAATGAGGTAGAAGGAATGCTTCCAGCAGATTTGTGCTTCACCCTTCCTAAGGCTAAAAGAATTTTACATTGGTGA